A window of the Aeromicrobium phoceense genome harbors these coding sequences:
- a CDS encoding methionine ABC transporter permease, translated as MIATDTNLPELWPLIAEATWETVYMVAITVAIGGVLGLGVGLALYATRSGGLFANRVAFTVLNVVVNFFRPIPFVIFIAAVQPLARVVVGIGIGNKAIIFAMTLAAMFGIARIVEQNLVTVEPGVIEAARSMGASRLRILTTVVVPEALGPLILGYTFAFVAIVDMSAIAGAIGAGGLGAFAQQYGYRQFDTVVTWTVVLIIVAFVQVGQFLGNTLARRVLRR; from the coding sequence ATGATCGCCACCGACACCAACCTTCCCGAGCTCTGGCCGCTCATCGCCGAGGCCACGTGGGAGACCGTCTACATGGTCGCGATCACGGTCGCGATCGGTGGCGTCCTCGGCCTCGGCGTGGGGCTCGCGCTCTACGCCACCCGCTCGGGCGGACTGTTCGCGAACCGCGTCGCGTTCACGGTGCTGAACGTCGTGGTGAACTTCTTCCGCCCCATCCCGTTCGTCATCTTCATCGCCGCGGTCCAGCCGCTGGCGCGCGTCGTGGTGGGGATCGGGATCGGCAACAAGGCGATCATCTTCGCGATGACGCTCGCGGCGATGTTCGGCATCGCGCGCATCGTCGAGCAGAACCTCGTCACCGTGGAGCCCGGCGTGATCGAGGCGGCGCGGTCGATGGGTGCGAGCCGGCTGCGGATCCTCACGACCGTCGTCGTGCCCGAGGCCCTCGGGCCGCTGATCCTGGGCTACACGTTCGCCTTCGTGGCCATCGTCGACATGAGCGCCATCGCGGGCGCGATCGGCGCCGGCGGCCTGGGTGCCTTCGCGCAGCAGTACGGCTACCGCCAGTTCGACACCGTGGTGACCTGGACCGTCGTCCTGATCATCGTGGCCTTCGTCCAGGTGGGGCAGTTCCTCGGCAACACGCTGGCGCGCAGGGTCCTGCGCCGCTGA
- a CDS encoding NYN domain-containing protein, translating to MNQSAPGNQTYLLVDGENIDATLGMSILGRRPQPQERPRWDRLLRFAEDLWEQPVQGLFFLAVDTELPMPFVQALTSIGYRPVPLSGASDQKVVDLAIQRTLEEIARREADVMLASNDGDFVPQVEALVSGSRRVAVLGFEEFRNSRFAALVPRGLECFDLEHDVDAFTVPLPRIRIIPIDEFDPRDFL from the coding sequence GTGAACCAGAGCGCCCCCGGCAACCAGACCTACCTCCTGGTCGACGGCGAGAACATCGACGCGACCCTCGGCATGTCGATCCTGGGGCGTCGCCCCCAGCCGCAGGAGCGCCCGCGCTGGGACCGCCTCCTGCGCTTCGCCGAGGACCTCTGGGAGCAGCCCGTCCAGGGCCTGTTCTTCCTGGCCGTCGACACCGAGCTGCCGATGCCGTTCGTGCAGGCGCTGACCTCGATCGGCTACCGCCCGGTGCCGCTGTCGGGCGCGTCCGACCAGAAGGTCGTCGACCTGGCCATCCAGCGCACGCTGGAGGAGATCGCCCGCCGCGAGGCCGACGTGATGCTCGCCAGCAACGACGGCGACTTCGTTCCCCAGGTGGAGGCGCTGGTCAGCGGGTCGCGGCGCGTGGCGGTGCTCGGCTTCGAGGAGTTCCGCAACTCCCGCTTCGCCGCGCTCGTCCCCCGGGGCCTGGAGTGCTTCGACCTCGAGCACGACGTCGACGCCTTCACGGTGCCGCTGCCGCGCATCAGGATCATCCCGATCGACGAGTTCGACCCGCGCGACTTCCTCTGA
- the katG gene encoding catalase/peroxidase HPI → MSDKNHDDAILAEVNDPDEAKGKCPVVHNQLPAPTVGDANRKWWPERLNLQILAKNAPVRNPMDDDFDYRAEFSSLDLAAVKADIAAVLTDSKDWWPADFGNYGPFMIRMAWHGAGTYRVTDGRGGAGAGQQRFAPLNSWPDNVNLDKARRLLWPVKQKYGQKISWADLMILAGNVSLETMGFSTFGFAGGREDVWEADQDVYWGAETEWLGDEHRYSGDRDLESPLAAVQMGLIYVNPEGPAGHPDPLASARDIRETFGRMAMNDEETVALIAGGHTFGKTHGAAEADHLQPEPEGAPIEQMGLGWKNTHGTGHGADTITSGIEVTWTYHPTRWDNEFFHILFAYEWELFTSPAGAHQWRPVNGMGEDMVPEAHGTGRREPRMLTSDIALREDPAYREISLRFKNDPVAFGDAFARAWFKLTHRDMGPKARYLGPEVPQEDLLWQDPLPAWEGEVIGDADVTALKAKVLETNLTVSELVSTTWAAASSFRGSDKRGGLNGARIRLAPQNGWAVNNPAQLAKVLSVLQGVADDYEKNVSLADVIAIAGAAAVEKAARDGGVDITVPVTVGRVDASADETDVESFGYLEPRHDGFRNYQGKGGMPAEYELIDRANLLTLTAPETTVLVGGLRVLGANYDGSDLGVLTDRVGTLTNDFFVNLLDIDTEWTATDSTSTQFATKDGRWSGTRADLVFGSNSELRALAEVYASADAKEKFVKDFVAAWTKVVDLDRYDLV, encoded by the coding sequence ATGTCTGACAAGAACCACGACGACGCGATTCTCGCCGAGGTCAACGACCCGGACGAGGCGAAGGGCAAGTGCCCCGTCGTCCACAACCAGCTCCCGGCCCCCACGGTCGGTGACGCCAACCGCAAGTGGTGGCCCGAGCGTCTGAACCTGCAGATCCTGGCCAAGAACGCCCCCGTCCGGAACCCGATGGACGACGACTTCGACTACCGCGCGGAGTTCTCGTCGCTGGACCTGGCCGCCGTGAAGGCCGACATCGCCGCCGTCCTGACCGACTCCAAGGACTGGTGGCCCGCCGACTTCGGGAACTACGGCCCGTTCATGATCCGCATGGCGTGGCACGGCGCGGGCACCTACCGCGTGACCGACGGTCGCGGCGGCGCGGGCGCGGGCCAGCAGCGCTTCGCCCCGCTCAACTCCTGGCCGGACAACGTCAACCTCGACAAGGCCCGCCGCCTGCTGTGGCCGGTCAAGCAGAAGTACGGCCAGAAGATCAGCTGGGCCGACCTCATGATCCTCGCGGGCAACGTCTCGCTGGAGACCATGGGCTTCTCCACCTTCGGCTTCGCCGGTGGTCGCGAGGACGTGTGGGAGGCCGACCAGGACGTCTACTGGGGCGCCGAGACCGAGTGGCTGGGCGACGAGCACCGCTACAGCGGCGACCGCGACCTCGAGAGCCCGCTCGCCGCGGTGCAGATGGGCCTGATCTACGTCAACCCCGAGGGCCCCGCCGGTCACCCCGACCCGCTGGCCTCCGCGCGCGACATCCGCGAGACGTTCGGCCGCATGGCGATGAACGACGAGGAGACCGTCGCGCTGATCGCCGGTGGCCACACCTTCGGCAAGACGCACGGTGCGGCCGAGGCCGACCACCTGCAGCCCGAGCCCGAGGGCGCGCCCATCGAGCAGATGGGGCTGGGCTGGAAGAACACCCACGGCACCGGCCACGGCGCCGACACCATCACGTCGGGCATCGAGGTCACGTGGACCTACCACCCGACGCGCTGGGACAACGAGTTCTTCCACATCCTGTTCGCCTACGAGTGGGAGCTGTTCACGTCCCCCGCCGGTGCGCACCAGTGGCGTCCGGTCAACGGCATGGGCGAGGACATGGTCCCCGAGGCGCACGGCACCGGTCGTCGCGAGCCCCGCATGCTCACGTCGGACATCGCGCTGCGCGAGGATCCCGCCTACCGCGAGATCTCGCTGCGGTTCAAGAACGACCCGGTGGCCTTCGGCGACGCGTTCGCCCGCGCCTGGTTCAAGCTGACGCACCGCGACATGGGCCCCAAGGCCCGCTACCTCGGTCCCGAGGTCCCGCAGGAGGACCTCCTGTGGCAGGACCCGCTGCCGGCGTGGGAGGGCGAGGTCATCGGCGACGCCGACGTCACCGCGCTCAAGGCGAAGGTCCTCGAGACCAACCTGACCGTCTCCGAGCTCGTCTCCACCACCTGGGCGGCCGCGTCGTCCTTCCGTGGCAGCGACAAGCGCGGTGGCCTCAACGGCGCCCGCATCCGCCTCGCCCCGCAGAACGGCTGGGCGGTCAACAACCCGGCGCAGCTCGCGAAGGTGCTGTCGGTCCTGCAGGGTGTCGCCGACGACTACGAGAAGAACGTCTCGCTGGCCGACGTCATCGCGATCGCCGGTGCGGCCGCGGTCGAGAAGGCCGCTCGTGACGGCGGCGTGGACATCACGGTGCCGGTCACCGTGGGCCGCGTCGACGCGAGCGCCGACGAGACCGACGTCGAGTCCTTCGGCTACCTCGAGCCGCGTCACGACGGGTTCCGCAACTACCAGGGCAAGGGCGGCATGCCGGCCGAGTACGAGCTGATCGACCGGGCGAACCTGCTGACCCTGACCGCGCCGGAGACCACCGTGCTGGTGGGTGGCCTGCGCGTCCTGGGTGCGAACTACGACGGCTCGGACCTGGGTGTGCTCACCGACCGGGTCGGCACGCTGACGAACGACTTCTTCGTCAACCTGCTCGACATCGACACCGAGTGGACCGCCACCGACTCGACGAGCACGCAGTTCGCGACGAAGGACGGCCGCTGGTCGGGCACCCGCGCCGACCTCGTGTTCGGCTCGAACTCCGAGCTGCGCGCGCTGGCCGAGGTCTACGCGAGCGCCGACGCGAAGGAGAAGTTCGTCAAGGACTTCGTCGCCGCGTGGACCAAGGTCGTCGACCTGGACCGCTACGACCTCGTCTGA
- a CDS encoding Fur family transcriptional regulator — MTLSPASEQSLRDAGLRVTRQRTAVLEAVAANPHAETSTIIEHARLSIPELSHQAVYDALKALTDAGLVRCIEPAGSVARYESRTGDNHHHLVCRSCGRIVDIDCTIGAAPCLTPAEDHGFVIDEAEVVFWGLCPSCSSTNA; from the coding sequence ATGACCCTCTCCCCCGCTTCCGAGCAGTCGCTGCGCGACGCCGGACTGCGGGTCACGCGTCAGCGCACGGCGGTCCTCGAGGCCGTGGCGGCCAACCCGCACGCGGAGACCTCGACGATCATCGAGCACGCCCGCCTGTCGATCCCCGAGCTCTCGCACCAGGCCGTCTACGACGCGCTGAAGGCGCTGACCGACGCCGGCCTCGTGCGGTGCATCGAGCCGGCCGGCTCCGTGGCCCGCTACGAGTCCCGCACGGGCGACAACCACCACCACCTCGTGTGCCGGTCCTGCGGCCGGATCGTCGACATCGACTGCACGATCGGTGCGGCCCCGTGCCTCACTCCCGCCGAGGACCACGGCTTCGTGATCGACGAGGCCGAGGTCGTCTTCTGGGGCCTGTGCCCCTCCTGCTCCTCCACGAACGCCTGA
- a CDS encoding DUF6398 domain-containing protein, which translates to MTDRHLRALPDLPTPPAPDPSYARMAAHEFLRKPRIRDYPYGPCFDLLEDTIGHHVRRGGDPWRWMPSDADHVLGRSLEEPPMNAPDQLRLLPDLLGDFIEFAHRDDVPVEQTRETLGTIDRLRPEFLRLIGADGWQTPAMRWAYAEPTHPLQDLADLVGDLTALEHLDTTPLPDEPFGWTEVPGTLVPVFEDLVPLLDSCADQWLTVEHRTAMRRLAATVARRDPRPLRRGPLLRRAAAIAWIVLRANDDLGPGRQRLMTAKDLSARFGLRSEVSSPARSMLRAAGGSQCWSAEFGDRVRVGDARLLTARRRERIVTERDRRAPTFIGEDAPASFLDPFKKTH; encoded by the coding sequence ATGACCGATCGCCACCTCCGCGCGCTGCCCGACCTGCCCACGCCGCCTGCCCCCGACCCTTCGTACGCACGGATGGCCGCTCACGAGTTCTTGCGCAAGCCGCGCATTCGCGATTACCCCTACGGGCCGTGCTTCGACCTGCTCGAGGACACGATCGGTCACCACGTGCGTCGTGGTGGCGATCCGTGGCGATGGATGCCGAGCGACGCCGACCACGTCCTGGGACGGTCACTCGAGGAGCCACCGATGAACGCTCCCGACCAGCTGCGCCTCCTGCCCGACCTGCTCGGCGACTTCATCGAGTTCGCGCACCGGGACGACGTTCCGGTGGAGCAGACCCGAGAGACCCTGGGCACGATCGACCGACTCCGACCCGAGTTCCTGCGCCTCATCGGCGCCGACGGCTGGCAGACACCGGCGATGCGCTGGGCGTACGCCGAGCCCACGCACCCCCTGCAGGATCTCGCCGATCTCGTCGGGGACCTCACCGCTCTGGAGCACCTCGACACGACCCCGCTGCCGGACGAGCCGTTCGGCTGGACCGAGGTTCCCGGCACGCTGGTGCCCGTCTTCGAGGACCTGGTGCCGCTGCTCGACTCGTGCGCCGACCAGTGGCTCACCGTGGAGCACCGCACCGCCATGCGGCGCCTTGCCGCCACCGTGGCGCGACGCGACCCCCGCCCGCTGCGCCGCGGTCCGCTGCTACGCCGCGCCGCCGCGATCGCGTGGATCGTCCTGCGCGCGAACGACGACCTCGGCCCCGGCCGACAGCGGCTCATGACCGCCAAGGACCTCAGCGCCCGGTTCGGACTGCGCAGCGAGGTGTCGAGTCCCGCGCGCTCGATGCTGCGGGCCGCGGGCGGCTCCCAGTGCTGGTCGGCGGAGTTCGGCGACCGGGTCCGGGTCGGGGACGCCCGACTGCTGACCGCTCGGCGCCGGGAACGGATCGTGACAGAGCGAGACCGCCGCGCACCCACCTTCATCGGAGAGGACGCGCCGGCATCTTTTCTTGATCCATTCAAGAAAACTCACTAG
- a CDS encoding nitroreductase family deazaflavin-dependent oxidoreductase, with amino-acid sequence MPLTGEYEPSTSEWARKQAETFEATDGREANTLKGVPIIVLTSVGAKSGKLRKTALMRVEHDGDYAVVASKGGHPEQPNWYWNIKGNSHVELQDGAEKKDYRARELDGDEYETWWERSVAVWPDYAEYQKKTDRKIPVFVLEPMG; translated from the coding sequence ATGCCACTGACCGGAGAATACGAACCGAGCACGTCCGAGTGGGCGCGCAAGCAGGCCGAGACCTTCGAGGCGACGGACGGCCGCGAGGCCAACACGCTCAAGGGGGTGCCGATCATCGTGCTCACGAGCGTCGGCGCGAAGTCGGGCAAGCTCCGCAAGACCGCGCTGATGCGGGTCGAGCACGACGGCGACTACGCGGTCGTCGCCTCCAAGGGCGGACACCCCGAACAGCCGAACTGGTACTGGAACATCAAGGGGAACTCGCACGTCGAGCTGCAGGACGGCGCCGAGAAGAAGGACTACCGCGCCCGCGAGCTCGACGGCGACGAGTACGAGACCTGGTGGGAGCGCTCCGTGGCCGTGTGGCCCGACTACGCCGAGTACCAGAAGAAGACCGACCGGAAGATTCCCGTGTTCGTTCTCGAACCGATGGGCTGA
- a CDS encoding 4'-phosphopantetheinyl transferase family protein, whose amino-acid sequence MRSARRDRLADPVDRATFTAARDLARACVGELLTIPASQVRLAQRCPTCDADDHGRPFVVDHPEVGVSWSHAHGHVVALAAHGPCGIDVEPRVTAPPPRRALTGSEARWVASGGDFTHLWTRKEALVKAGVADLDEAGSLDVLASTVRGLDLRTWRDGAATVSSATQPIGSSTTQPIGSRTAQPIGSRTNTGIFRSVFFWYSA is encoded by the coding sequence ATGCGTAGTGCGCGCCGGGACCGGCTGGCCGACCCGGTCGACCGCGCCACGTTCACCGCTGCCCGCGACCTGGCGCGGGCGTGCGTCGGTGAGCTCCTCACGATCCCCGCGTCGCAGGTGCGCCTCGCTCAGAGGTGCCCCACGTGCGACGCGGACGACCACGGACGGCCCTTCGTCGTCGACCATCCCGAGGTGGGCGTCAGCTGGTCGCACGCGCACGGTCACGTCGTGGCGCTGGCCGCCCACGGTCCCTGCGGGATCGACGTGGAGCCGCGCGTGACCGCGCCGCCCCCGCGCCGAGCGCTCACCGGGTCCGAGGCCCGGTGGGTGGCGTCGGGCGGCGACTTCACCCACCTGTGGACGCGCAAGGAGGCCCTCGTCAAGGCCGGGGTGGCCGACCTCGACGAGGCGGGCTCGCTCGACGTGCTGGCGAGCACCGTGCGCGGCCTCGACCTGCGGACGTGGCGCGACGGTGCGGCGACCGTGTCGAGCGCGACTCAGCCCATCGGCTCCAGCACGACTCAGCCCATCGGTTCGAGGACGGCTCAGCCCATCGGTTCGAGAACGAACACGGGAATCTTCCGGTCGGTCTTCTTCTGGTACTCGGCGTAG
- a CDS encoding non-ribosomal peptide synthetase, with translation MTDSGWLPLTSAQRGLFFAHHLDPSNPCHTTAEVVELDAPVDPARLAAAVEAAYAEFEQLRTVFRLTPDGPEQRVGEAQNGLAVVDVPDDAAAEAWLDADLARPIDLTTGPCRTALLTLRDGRCWWYHAAHHVVLDGYGAQQLLRRVADLYDGAEPVAPVPLTDLVEADRIDQEAVADDDFWQARLDAMTGVVSPAGREASPAPRALRASRALDDAAQARLVEASARLGESWPDLFVAALGAYVARFMGTDEMRLGVPLMNRTRPGAGVLPAATTACTAMNVLPVRVPALGTVAETVRAVAQDHAEVRAHPLHRQEDLARVLRTDGRQLFGVQANLVPFGLSLRFGDARGSVRNLTAGPVEDMTVCLRGTPGRRRSVRLEIDANPRLYGPDEARSHLERIAAWLDTWAAAPGGTRVRDLALTTADELDAVVHRFNATHVDRESATLGRCFLDQVARTPEAVAVVDEETTCTYAELARRAGAVAADLRARGVGPGDVVGVALERSTALIEAVHAIALLGAVYLPLDTDLPDARIASMIEDAGARTVLGPDDNAPAGSSSVPTPEDPDAPAYLLFTSGSTGRPKGVLVGHRAIDNRLAWMQHRLPLGPGDRVLHKTPISFDVSVWELFWPLQTGATLVIAPPGAHRDPRAIADLVARHEVDVLHFVPSMLRAHLADGVAAAATPPVRHVVTSGEALTPDLVAGCVEAFGVPPINLYGPTEAAIDVTGWECAPDEATVPIGRPVWNTACFVLDDRMRPRPVGAPGELWLAGVQLAEGYVGRPDLTAERFVKAPPALRTHGDRLYRTGDLAAWRPDGALTYLGRVDDQVKVRGQRIELGEVEAAVAGLVEASAAALVDDLLVVWFAAADSVTVDDLRERAAATLPASVLPHHWIRVPSVPLTTSGKVDRKAIVESWEPPVDVEGDSPSGLLEQRVCAAFADVLGLPRVGADRDFFALGGDSLRVLRLLDRIESDLGVELRLADVFEAPTPSRLARRVASGGSAAETGEVLTLRRGAPDVAPLILLPPAGGLGWCYASLLPSLPPGIGVHTIQAPGLEQGAPEPVDDLESLAKRQLAAIREIVGTGRFHVAGWSLGGMAAHAVAAQARADGQEVGAVVLLDAYPADQWRHLPDPTEAEALRGVLRLGGLEWPGGTDLDRETAVRMLRESGSAVGRLPERALAGCLASVAEAARITRPSQHAVLEGDAPVVVAARPRPEDWLWAEGWRPYVSGDLRSVSVDVSHGDLVRAPVAHEVGGIIAALVADA, from the coding sequence GTGACCGACTCCGGCTGGCTGCCGCTGACCTCCGCGCAGCGCGGGCTGTTCTTCGCGCACCACCTCGATCCGTCGAACCCGTGCCACACCACCGCGGAGGTCGTCGAGCTCGACGCACCGGTCGACCCGGCCCGGCTCGCGGCGGCGGTCGAGGCGGCGTACGCCGAGTTCGAGCAGCTGCGCACGGTCTTCCGCCTCACCCCGGACGGGCCGGAACAACGCGTCGGGGAGGCGCAGAACGGGCTCGCCGTCGTCGACGTGCCCGACGATGCGGCCGCCGAGGCGTGGCTCGACGCGGACCTCGCCCGCCCGATCGACCTCACCACGGGGCCCTGCCGCACGGCGCTGCTGACGCTGAGGGACGGTCGCTGCTGGTGGTACCACGCCGCGCACCACGTGGTCCTCGACGGCTACGGAGCCCAGCAGCTGCTGCGCCGGGTGGCCGACCTGTACGACGGTGCCGAGCCCGTCGCGCCCGTCCCCCTGACCGACCTCGTCGAGGCCGACCGCATCGACCAGGAGGCGGTCGCCGACGACGACTTCTGGCAGGCGCGGCTCGACGCGATGACCGGAGTCGTCTCCCCCGCCGGACGCGAGGCCTCGCCCGCACCCCGGGCGCTGCGCGCGAGCCGAGCGCTCGACGACGCGGCCCAGGCCCGGCTGGTCGAGGCGTCCGCGCGGCTCGGCGAGTCCTGGCCGGACCTCTTCGTGGCGGCCCTCGGCGCCTACGTCGCCCGCTTCATGGGGACCGACGAGATGCGCCTCGGGGTGCCGCTGATGAACCGCACGCGCCCGGGAGCCGGGGTCCTTCCAGCCGCCACCACCGCGTGCACCGCGATGAACGTGCTCCCGGTGCGGGTGCCGGCGCTGGGCACCGTGGCCGAGACCGTCCGCGCCGTGGCGCAGGACCACGCCGAGGTCCGCGCCCACCCCCTTCACCGGCAGGAGGACCTCGCCCGCGTCCTGCGCACGGACGGGCGCCAGCTGTTCGGCGTCCAGGCGAACCTCGTGCCGTTCGGTCTGTCGCTGCGGTTCGGCGACGCGCGCGGTTCCGTCCGCAACCTCACGGCCGGGCCCGTCGAGGACATGACCGTCTGCCTGCGCGGCACGCCGGGCCGGCGGCGCTCGGTCCGGCTCGAGATCGACGCGAACCCCCGGCTCTACGGACCGGACGAGGCTCGCAGCCACCTCGAGCGCATCGCAGCGTGGCTCGACACGTGGGCGGCGGCCCCGGGTGGCACACGCGTGAGGGACCTGGCGCTGACGACCGCGGACGAGCTCGATGCGGTCGTGCACAGGTTCAACGCCACCCACGTCGACCGGGAGTCAGCGACCCTCGGCCGGTGCTTCCTCGACCAGGTGGCCCGCACCCCCGAGGCGGTCGCGGTCGTCGACGAAGAGACGACGTGCACGTACGCGGAGCTGGCCCGGCGCGCCGGGGCGGTGGCCGCCGACCTGCGAGCGCGCGGGGTGGGCCCGGGCGACGTCGTCGGCGTCGCGCTCGAGCGCTCCACCGCGCTGATCGAGGCCGTCCACGCGATCGCGCTGCTCGGTGCCGTGTACCTGCCACTGGACACCGACCTCCCCGACGCCCGCATCGCGTCGATGATCGAGGACGCCGGCGCCCGTACGGTGCTCGGACCCGACGACAACGCCCCGGCCGGCTCCTCCTCCGTGCCGACGCCGGAGGACCCCGACGCCCCGGCGTACCTGCTCTTCACGTCGGGCTCCACCGGACGTCCGAAGGGCGTGCTGGTGGGCCACCGCGCCATCGACAACCGCCTCGCCTGGATGCAGCACCGGCTGCCGCTCGGGCCGGGCGACCGCGTGCTGCACAAGACGCCGATCTCGTTCGACGTGTCCGTGTGGGAGCTGTTCTGGCCGCTGCAGACCGGCGCGACACTCGTCATCGCGCCGCCCGGGGCGCACCGCGACCCGCGCGCCATCGCCGACCTCGTGGCCCGGCACGAGGTGGACGTGCTGCACTTCGTGCCGTCGATGCTGCGGGCCCACCTCGCCGACGGGGTCGCGGCGGCCGCGACGCCACCGGTGCGGCACGTGGTCACCAGCGGCGAGGCGCTGACGCCCGACCTGGTCGCCGGCTGCGTCGAGGCGTTCGGGGTGCCGCCGATCAACCTCTACGGGCCCACCGAGGCCGCGATCGACGTCACCGGCTGGGAGTGCGCCCCGGACGAGGCCACCGTGCCGATCGGACGGCCCGTGTGGAACACCGCGTGCTTCGTGCTCGACGACCGGATGCGCCCGCGCCCCGTCGGCGCTCCGGGCGAGCTCTGGCTCGCGGGCGTGCAGCTGGCCGAGGGGTACGTGGGGCGCCCCGACCTCACGGCCGAGCGCTTCGTCAAGGCGCCGCCAGCGCTGCGCACGCACGGCGACCGGCTCTACCGCACCGGCGACCTGGCCGCGTGGCGACCGGACGGAGCACTGACCTACCTCGGACGCGTCGACGACCAGGTCAAGGTCCGGGGCCAGCGCATCGAGCTCGGCGAGGTGGAGGCGGCCGTGGCCGGGCTGGTCGAGGCGAGCGCCGCCGCGCTGGTCGACGACCTGCTCGTCGTGTGGTTCGCGGCAGCGGACTCCGTGACGGTGGACGACCTGCGCGAGCGGGCGGCCGCGACGCTGCCCGCCTCGGTGCTGCCGCACCACTGGATCCGGGTGCCGTCCGTCCCGCTGACCACCAGCGGCAAGGTCGACCGGAAGGCCATCGTCGAGTCGTGGGAGCCGCCCGTCGACGTCGAGGGCGACTCGCCGTCCGGACTGCTGGAGCAACGGGTCTGCGCCGCCTTCGCCGACGTCCTCGGACTGCCGCGGGTGGGCGCCGACCGTGACTTCTTCGCCCTCGGCGGCGACTCGCTGCGCGTCCTGCGGCTGCTCGACCGGATCGAGTCGGACCTCGGGGTCGAGCTGCGCCTCGCCGACGTCTTCGAGGCGCCCACCCCGTCGCGCCTCGCACGCCGGGTGGCCTCCGGCGGATCGGCCGCCGAGACCGGCGAGGTCCTGACCCTGCGGCGAGGCGCACCCGACGTGGCGCCGCTGATCCTGCTGCCGCCCGCCGGCGGCCTCGGGTGGTGCTACGCCTCGCTGCTGCCCTCGCTCCCGCCGGGAATCGGCGTGCACACGATCCAGGCTCCCGGTCTCGAGCAGGGCGCCCCCGAGCCCGTGGACGACTTGGAGTCCCTGGCCAAGCGTCAGCTGGCCGCGATCCGCGAGATCGTCGGCACCGGCCGGTTCCACGTGGCGGGCTGGTCGCTCGGCGGGATGGCGGCCCACGCCGTGGCCGCGCAGGCGCGTGCCGACGGTCAGGAGGTCGGAGCGGTCGTCCTGCTCGACGCCTACCCCGCCGACCAGTGGCGGCACCTCCCCGATCCCACCGAGGCGGAGGCACTGCGCGGCGTCCTGCGGCTCGGCGGGCTGGAGTGGCCGGGTGGCACCGACCTCGACCGCGAGACGGCGGTGCGGATGCTGCGCGAGTCGGGCAGCGCCGTCGGCCGGCTGCCCGAGCGCGCCCTCGCCGGCTGCCTGGCCTCGGTGGCGGAGGCGGCGCGCATCACGCGGCCCTCGCAGCACGCCGTGCTCGAGGGCGACGCGCCCGTCGTGGTCGCGGCGCGGCCCCGCCCCGAGGACTGGCTCTGGGCCGAGGGCTGGCGACCGTACGTGAGCGGCGACCTGCGTTCCGTGTCCGTGGACGTGTCACACGGCGACCTGGTGCGGGCCCCGGTCGCGCACGAGGTCGGCGGGATCATCGCCGCGCTGGTGGCCGATGCGTAG
- a CDS encoding isochorismatase family protein, producing the protein MTALPTLIDYAAPLPPTRVLPDSKARWDLDPARAAVLVHDLQEYFLRPFDRACPALTTTLDGTARILAAARVAGVPVFYTAQDGDHSDRGLQGDLWGPGMRAVASDTAIVPEVAPAPGDRLVTKRRYSAFVKTDLAEQLAAAGRDQLVITGVYAHIGITATALDAFQREVHPFVPADAIAAFTHEQHVRALDIVADSCGVVTLTDAVVDRLAPVAETSGWEAVVRESLARALPPSALASVLADPEADLFAVGLSSLKAFELLDDLADAGVDIDFGELVRRPTLTFLLEQGRMPARR; encoded by the coding sequence ATGACCGCCCTGCCCACCCTCATCGACTACGCGGCGCCCCTGCCGCCCACGCGTGTGCTGCCGGACAGCAAGGCGCGCTGGGACCTCGATCCCGCGCGCGCCGCGGTGCTCGTGCACGACCTGCAGGAGTACTTCCTGCGCCCCTTCGACCGCGCGTGCCCGGCCCTGACGACGACCCTCGACGGCACCGCGCGCATCCTCGCAGCGGCCCGCGTCGCCGGGGTGCCCGTCTTCTACACCGCCCAGGACGGCGACCACTCCGACCGCGGCCTGCAGGGCGACCTGTGGGGCCCGGGGATGCGCGCCGTCGCCTCGGACACCGCGATCGTTCCGGAGGTGGCGCCCGCTCCGGGCGACCGTCTCGTCACGAAGCGCCGCTACAGCGCCTTCGTCAAGACCGACCTGGCCGAGCAGCTGGCAGCCGCCGGGCGTGACCAGCTGGTCATCACCGGCGTGTACGCCCACATCGGCATCACGGCCACCGCCCTCGACGCGTTCCAGCGCGAGGTGCACCCGTTCGTGCCCGCCGACGCGATCGCCGCGTTCACCCACGAGCAGCACGTCAGGGCCCTGGACATCGTCGCCGACTCGTGCGGCGTCGTGACGCTGACGGACGCCGTGGTCGACCGGCTCGCTCCGGTCGCCGAGACGTCGGGCTGGGAGGCGGTCGTGCGGGAGTCGCTCGCGCGAGCGCTGCCGCCTTCGGCCCTGGCCTCGGTACTGGCCGACCCGGAGGCCGACCTCTTCGCGGTCGGCCTGTCGTCGCTCAAGGCCTTCGAGCTGCTCGACGACCTCGCCGACGCCGGGGTCGACATCGACTTCGGCGAGCTGGTCCGCCGTCCCACCCTGACGTTCCTGCTGGAGCAGGGACGGATGCCGGCCCGGCGGTGA